A genomic window from Prunus persica cultivar Lovell chromosome G2, Prunus_persica_NCBIv2, whole genome shotgun sequence includes:
- the LOC109947726 gene encoding putative cyclic nucleotide-gated ion channel 13 produces MATGEVTVVVENIEGNMEGKTEATDNSKEKVASDRYSNSEATVKNSAMKDEDGSNKKEDENHDTRWGAFLQMWKKIFVVSCLFTVALDPLFLYVPMMKDDIKCLLADRNLKTTALLLRSLTDLFYIFDIIL; encoded by the exons ATGGCTACCGGTGAAGTAACTGTAGTAGTGGAGAACATAGAAGGGAACATGGAAGGGAAAACTGAAGCAACAGACAACTCGAAAGAGAAAGTTGCAAG TGATCGTTATTCAAATTCAGAGGCAACAGTGAAAAACTCAGCCATGAAAGATGAAGATggatcaaataaaaaagaggacGAAAATCATGATACTCGTTGGGGGGCTTTCcttcaaatgtggaagaaGATATTTGTAGTATCATGTCTGTTTACTGTTGCACTGGATCCATTGTTTCTCTACGTTCCTATGATGAAGGATGATATCAAGTGCCTGCTGGCCGACAGAAACTTGAAGACAACAGCTCTTCTTTTAAGATCACTCACTGATCTTTTCTATATATTTGACattattttgtaa